Proteins co-encoded in one Candidatus Methylomirabilis sp. genomic window:
- a CDS encoding LapA family protein encodes MVHVYLFLALILALLVATFAVQNAVTVKVRFLVWDLDSSLVVVILLAAGVGACASALVSLPQAIRAWARLRQREAEVARLAGQVRRLEDRVAAQEETARDWPTEEDHAPV; translated from the coding sequence ATGGTGCACGTGTACCTGTTCCTGGCCCTGATCCTCGCCCTCCTCGTAGCCACCTTCGCTGTGCAGAACGCCGTCACTGTGAAGGTCCGGTTCCTGGTTTGGGACCTCGATAGCAGCCTGGTCGTCGTCATCCTCTTGGCCGCGGGGGTGGGGGCGTGCGCCTCGGCGCTCGTGAGCCTCCCCCAGGCGATCCGGGCGTGGGCCCGGCTCCGGCAGCGGGAGGCAGAGGTGGCGCGCCTCGCGGGCCAGGTCCGCCGGCTCGAGGACCGCGTGGCGGCGCAGGAGGAGACGGCCCGGGATTGGCCGACCGAGGAGGACCATGCGCCGGTCTAG